A stretch of DNA from Candidatus Cloacimonadota bacterium:
AAAGCTCTTGCACTTGAGACTTTCAGAGTTGTTGAAAAAAAAACCTTGAAAAGGTTCAGCAGGAAGAAAAGCCTTATAAACCTTTTCAAGGTAACAAGAAGGAGTCTGTATGAATTTAGAAATTCGTGGTGCCTGGATCGTGACACCAACCGAAACGGAAATCCTGGTAGAAAAGAAAGACATCTATATTTTGGAAGGAAATATCTACTTTTCCAAACCATTTGAAAAAGCAGATCGAATTATTGATGCTACCAACAAAATCGTTTTCCCGGGATTTGTAAATGCTCATCATCACATCTATTCCACACTTTCCAAGGGTGTACCTTGCGAGGTTCCTTTTAAAGATTTTGAAGGTAATCTGAAACAGCTCTGGTGGACTCTGGATCATTCTCTGCAAAAAGAAGATATGATCCTTTCTACTGCTATCGCTGCCAAAGATTCGATCAAACAGGGAGTAACAACAATTTTTGACCATCACATTTCCGGCTACACCGAAAACTCTCTTACGGATATGTCAGAAGTTTTTGATGCCTATGGAATCAGCGGAACGCTGGCATTTGAGCTTTCCGATCGAAATGGAGAAGAATTTTTTCAAAAGTCATTAGATGAAAACGTGCGTTTTGCCAAAGCTCAAAAAGGTAAATCGGTACAAGGCATGATCGGTCTGCACGCCAGTTTCACACTCAGTGATGAAAGCTTGCAGAAGATCGCAAATGCATCACAGGATTTTCCAGTCCATGTACATGTGGCAGAAGGTGAGATCGACGGCATCCAATGCCTGGAAAAATATGGTAAAGGTCTTATCGAACGCTTTGACAGTTTTGGATTATTGAGAGATAATTCGCTTCTCATCCATTGCAGTAATCTGACCGAAAAAGACATCGAAATTCTGAAAAACCGAAATGTGTTTATTGCTCAAGCGCTCGATTCCAACCTGAATAACGCCTTGAATGTAGGAAATATTTCCCAATTTATTTCGGAAGGAATCAAAACCACTGTCGGTACTGATGGAATGCATTCCAGTGCGATGAAAGCTTACAAAAATTCGTTGATCTTCACAAAGTTTTTGAACAAAACACCAGACATCGGTTATCCGGAAATGCAAGCGCTTTTCTTGAATAGTTTTAAACTGAAAAAAGCATTTGGCTTGCCGCTGGGTGTTCTGGAAGATGAGTCTGCCGATCTGGCAATATTCGATTACGAACCGGCAACGCCATTCAACACAGATCAATTCCTGGGACATTTCATTTTCGGCATCACCGAATCTCGCTGCCAATATGTGATCAAGAATGATGAAATCCTACTCGATGATTATCATATAACCAAAGATTTGTATCAAGATTTGTTCGAAAGAAGTTGGGAAATTTCCGGAAAGATGTTTAAAAGATTTGAAGAGAATAAGAAGTTGTATGAATAGCCTGAAAAGCTCTCTTCCAAAAAAGTCTTGCATTTGAGACTTTCAGGGCATAAACAACCTTGAAAGTGCTAATAAATGAAAACCCTGAAAAGCTCTCTTCCAAAAAAGTCTTGCATTTGAGACTTTCAGGGCATAAACAACCTTGAAAGTGCTAATAAATGAAAACCCTGAAAAGCTCTCTTCCAAAAAAGTCTTGCATTTGAGACTTTCAGGGTATAAACAACCTTGAAAGTGCTAATAAATGATAGCCCTGAAAAGCTCTCTTCCAAAAAATTCTTGCACTTGAGACTTTCAGGGTATAAATAACCTTGAAAGTGCTAAGCAAGAAGAAATTGTGGATGAAGCCTTTTCAAGGTTAGATTGAAGGAAACAGATGATGATTTATAAAAAAGACAATTTCTATCACGTTTATAATAGAGGATGTAACAAAGAGCGCATTTTTTTCGATGGCACTGATTATCAGAAACTTCTGCAAAA
This window harbors:
- a CDS encoding amidohydrolase family protein translates to MNLEIRGAWIVTPTETEILVEKKDIYILEGNIYFSKPFEKADRIIDATNKIVFPGFVNAHHHIYSTLSKGVPCEVPFKDFEGNLKQLWWTLDHSLQKEDMILSTAIAAKDSIKQGVTTIFDHHISGYTENSLTDMSEVFDAYGISGTLAFELSDRNGEEFFQKSLDENVRFAKAQKGKSVQGMIGLHASFTLSDESLQKIANASQDFPVHVHVAEGEIDGIQCLEKYGKGLIERFDSFGLLRDNSLLIHCSNLTEKDIEILKNRNVFIAQALDSNLNNALNVGNISQFISEGIKTTVGTDGMHSSAMKAYKNSLIFTKFLNKTPDIGYPEMQALFLNSFKLKKAFGLPLGVLEDESADLAIFDYEPATPFNTDQFLGHFIFGITESRCQYVIKNDEILLDDYHITKDLYQDLFERSWEISGKMFKRFEENKKLYE